One genomic region from Mangifera indica cultivar Alphonso chromosome 17, CATAS_Mindica_2.1, whole genome shotgun sequence encodes:
- the LOC123200153 gene encoding putative transcription factor bHLH041 isoform X1: protein MDTDFLLDDEARASFLRSVMQAFGCTYICLWSYYELPNCLLFWDGCYHEDNSQPGPSAGTVSRQFFDEYRKSVIAVVEYDSSVPGLAFKNNQRYIELHETDLQRLASNDPQRRFYREARIKTAVFMACKSGEIELGLSSMTQINMEMEMSNLFPKDLIPAQSAAQEKPGQVPDFNRPSSSSSSLRSASLDSPENASLIFTIPSTTHMPDAVNEPPSLHPILPTTTFAQMGNIQLPTFESEYAAMTRAIFAVLTSPSSSSSSSHQHQHQHQNQPQLNLPPNYRVNPQPSAFRKYNSALPPASQTRMRPQSKLKRAISYYRRLNTARREHALQNRPTSTQLHHMISERKRREKLNESFQALKSLLPPGTKKDKASLLIKTREYLSTLKEKVKELSERNQKLEAQLSAAPAAVAKEVAAEEGRGSSIQGLEIVVVDVPVSTSEERTVDLRVSLTAECPMVDLIIRILEFLKQVNDVSLVSIEANNSSSSNHVNFRLRIQGTEWDEAAFQEAVRRVVSETSWRIPNDKIDN from the exons ATGGACACTGATTTCCTTCTTGACGATGAAGCTCGAGCCAGCTTTCTCCGATCAGTAATGCAGGCCTTTGGCTGCACTTATATTTGCCTATGGTCATATTATGAATTACCCAA CTGTCTACTCTTCTGGGATGGATGCTACCACGAAGATAACAGCCAGCCTGGCCCGTCGGCCGGAACTGTATCCCGGCAGTTTTTCGATGAATACCGTAAATCAGTTATAGCCGTTGTTGAATATGA CAGCAGTGTGCCAGGTCTTGCCTTCAAGAACAATCAGCGTTACATTGAGCTCCATGAAACTGATCTTCAGAGATTGGCTTCTAATGATCCACAGCGCCGGTTTTATCGA GAAGCAAGGATTAAG ACTGCAGTGTTCATGGCGTGCAAGAGTGGAGAAATTGAGCTGGGTTTGTCCAGTATGACACAA ATTAATATGGAAATGGAGATGAGCAATTTGTTTCCAAAGGACTTAATCCCTGCGCAGTCGGCTGCACAAGAGAAACCAGGCCAAGTGCCTGATTTCAATCGaccttcatcatcttcatcctcattaAGATCTGCATCACTGGATAGCCCAGAAAACGCCTCTCTTATATTCACCATTCCAAGCACAACCCACATGCCAGATGCCGTCAATGAGCCTCCTTCATTACATCCAATATTACCCACCACAACATTTGCTCAAATGGGAAACATTCAATTGCCAACATTTGAGAGTGAGTATGCTGCAATGACAAGAGCCATTTTTGCCGTTTTaacttctccttcttcttcttcttcatcatctcaTCAGCATCAACATCAACACCAAAACCAACCCCAACTAAATCTTCCTCCCAATTACCGAGTAAACCCCCAACCTAGCGCGTTCAGGAAGTATAACTCAGCTTTACCTCCTGCATCTCAAACAAGAATGCGGCCGCAAAGTAAGCTGAAACGAGCAATTTCCTATTATAGAAGGCTTAATACTGCCAGACGTGAACATGCCTTACAAAATCGCCCCACCAGCACTCAATTGCACCATATGATATCGGAAAGAAAAAGGCGCGAGAAGCTTAATGAAAGCTTCCAGGCACTGAAATCACTACTTCCACCAGGAACTAag AAAGACAAGGCATCATTGCTTATTAAAACAAGAGAGTACTTGAGCACATTGAAGGAAAAAGTGAAGGAACTTAGTGAGAGAAACCAGAAACTGGAGGCTCAGCTTTCGGCTGCTCCTGCTGCCGTTGCCAAAGAAGTGGCTGCTGAAGAAGGAAGAGGTTCTTCGATTCAAGGGCTTGAGATAGTTGTTGTTGATGTTCCTGTATCAACCTCCGAAGAGAGGACTGTGGACTTGAGAGTGAGTTTAACAGCAGAATGTCCCATGGTGGATCTAATAATCcgcattcttgaattcttgaaaCAAGTTAACGATGTGAGCTTGGTGTCCATAGAAGCCAATAACTCAAGCTCTTCTAATCATGTAAACTTCAGATTGAGAATTCAG GGAACCGAATGGGATGAAGCTGCCTTCCAGGAAGCAGTGAGAAGAGTTGTCAGTGAGACGTCTTGGAGGATTCCGAATGACAAAATTGACAACTGA
- the LOC123200153 gene encoding putative transcription factor bHLH041 isoform X2, translating into MDTDFLLDDEARASFLRSVMQAFGCTYICLWSYYELPNCLLFWDGCYHEDNSQPGPSAGTVSRQFFDEYRKSVIAVVEYDSVPGLAFKNNQRYIELHETDLQRLASNDPQRRFYREARIKTAVFMACKSGEIELGLSSMTQINMEMEMSNLFPKDLIPAQSAAQEKPGQVPDFNRPSSSSSSLRSASLDSPENASLIFTIPSTTHMPDAVNEPPSLHPILPTTTFAQMGNIQLPTFESEYAAMTRAIFAVLTSPSSSSSSSHQHQHQHQNQPQLNLPPNYRVNPQPSAFRKYNSALPPASQTRMRPQSKLKRAISYYRRLNTARREHALQNRPTSTQLHHMISERKRREKLNESFQALKSLLPPGTKKDKASLLIKTREYLSTLKEKVKELSERNQKLEAQLSAAPAAVAKEVAAEEGRGSSIQGLEIVVVDVPVSTSEERTVDLRVSLTAECPMVDLIIRILEFLKQVNDVSLVSIEANNSSSSNHVNFRLRIQGTEWDEAAFQEAVRRVVSETSWRIPNDKIDN; encoded by the exons ATGGACACTGATTTCCTTCTTGACGATGAAGCTCGAGCCAGCTTTCTCCGATCAGTAATGCAGGCCTTTGGCTGCACTTATATTTGCCTATGGTCATATTATGAATTACCCAA CTGTCTACTCTTCTGGGATGGATGCTACCACGAAGATAACAGCCAGCCTGGCCCGTCGGCCGGAACTGTATCCCGGCAGTTTTTCGATGAATACCGTAAATCAGTTATAGCCGTTGTTGAATATGA CAGTGTGCCAGGTCTTGCCTTCAAGAACAATCAGCGTTACATTGAGCTCCATGAAACTGATCTTCAGAGATTGGCTTCTAATGATCCACAGCGCCGGTTTTATCGA GAAGCAAGGATTAAG ACTGCAGTGTTCATGGCGTGCAAGAGTGGAGAAATTGAGCTGGGTTTGTCCAGTATGACACAA ATTAATATGGAAATGGAGATGAGCAATTTGTTTCCAAAGGACTTAATCCCTGCGCAGTCGGCTGCACAAGAGAAACCAGGCCAAGTGCCTGATTTCAATCGaccttcatcatcttcatcctcattaAGATCTGCATCACTGGATAGCCCAGAAAACGCCTCTCTTATATTCACCATTCCAAGCACAACCCACATGCCAGATGCCGTCAATGAGCCTCCTTCATTACATCCAATATTACCCACCACAACATTTGCTCAAATGGGAAACATTCAATTGCCAACATTTGAGAGTGAGTATGCTGCAATGACAAGAGCCATTTTTGCCGTTTTaacttctccttcttcttcttcttcatcatctcaTCAGCATCAACATCAACACCAAAACCAACCCCAACTAAATCTTCCTCCCAATTACCGAGTAAACCCCCAACCTAGCGCGTTCAGGAAGTATAACTCAGCTTTACCTCCTGCATCTCAAACAAGAATGCGGCCGCAAAGTAAGCTGAAACGAGCAATTTCCTATTATAGAAGGCTTAATACTGCCAGACGTGAACATGCCTTACAAAATCGCCCCACCAGCACTCAATTGCACCATATGATATCGGAAAGAAAAAGGCGCGAGAAGCTTAATGAAAGCTTCCAGGCACTGAAATCACTACTTCCACCAGGAACTAag AAAGACAAGGCATCATTGCTTATTAAAACAAGAGAGTACTTGAGCACATTGAAGGAAAAAGTGAAGGAACTTAGTGAGAGAAACCAGAAACTGGAGGCTCAGCTTTCGGCTGCTCCTGCTGCCGTTGCCAAAGAAGTGGCTGCTGAAGAAGGAAGAGGTTCTTCGATTCAAGGGCTTGAGATAGTTGTTGTTGATGTTCCTGTATCAACCTCCGAAGAGAGGACTGTGGACTTGAGAGTGAGTTTAACAGCAGAATGTCCCATGGTGGATCTAATAATCcgcattcttgaattcttgaaaCAAGTTAACGATGTGAGCTTGGTGTCCATAGAAGCCAATAACTCAAGCTCTTCTAATCATGTAAACTTCAGATTGAGAATTCAG GGAACCGAATGGGATGAAGCTGCCTTCCAGGAAGCAGTGAGAAGAGTTGTCAGTGAGACGTCTTGGAGGATTCCGAATGACAAAATTGACAACTGA
- the LOC123200154 gene encoding DNA repair protein recA homolog 3, mitochondrial-like isoform X2 — protein sequence MARFLRNGPLLKRALLLPQGLKGGMFGGSSWFCNYSSKGKRKSKSDGSDSNEENMSKKELALQQALDQITSSFGKGSIMWLGRSVSSRHVPVVSTGSFALDVALGIGGLPKGRVVEIYGPEASGKTTLGLHVIAEAQKQGGYCVFIDAEHALDPSLAEAIGVDTENLLLSQPDCGEQALSLVDTLIRSGSVDVVVVDSVAALVPKSELDGEMGDAHMAVQARLMSQALRKLSHSLSLSQTILIFINQVRAKLSTFGGFGGPTEVTCGGNALKFYASVRLNIKRIGLVKKGEETIGSQIQVKIVKNKLAPPFKTAQFEIEFGKGISREAEIIELALKYKFITKSGSFFGLNGQSFHGKDALKRFLSENDSVREDLVTKLKEKLQISDKEPEAEATAQVTVTPDSTDEEAVAAVEA from the exons ATGGCCAGGTTTCTTCGAAACGGTCCGTTGCTTAAACGTGCTCTCCTATTACCCCAG GGACTTAAGGGAGGAATGTTTGGAGGTTCTTCTTGGTTTTGTAACTATTCATCTAAAG GTAAAAGGAAATCCAAGTCAGATGGAAGTGACTCCAACGAAGAAAATATGTCTAAGAAAGAGCTTGCCTTGCAGCAAGCTTTGGATCAGATTACTAGCTCATTTGGGAAAGGATCAATTATGTGGCTTGGTCGGTCTGTATCTTCTAGACATGTTCCAGTGGTGTCCACAGGTTCTTTTGCATTGGATGTAGCACTAGGAATTGGTGGGCTCCCTAAG gGACGTGTTGTGGAGATATACGGTCCAGAGGCTTCAGGAAAAACAACTCTTGGACTACATGTAATTGCTGAGGCACAAAAACAAGGAG GTTATTGTGTTTTTATTGATGCTGAGCATGCTCTTGATCCATCATTAGCTGAGGCTATTGGAGTAGACACAGAGAATTTGCTTCTTTCACAACCTGATTGTGGTGAACAAGCTTTGAGTCTTGTGGATACCCTGATCCGAAGTGGTTCTGTTGATGTAGTTGTTGTTGACAGT GTAGCAGCTTTAGTGCCTAAAAGTGAACTTGATGGTGAGATGGGTGATGCTCACATGGCAGTGCAGGCTAGATTGATGAGTCAGGCACTTCGGAAATTGAGCCATTCTTTATCATTATCACagaccattttaatttttataaatcag GTGCGGGCAAAGCTCTCTACTTTTGGAGGCTTTGGTGGGCCCACTGAAGTTACATGTGGTGGTAATGCCTTGAAGTTCTATGCTTCAGTTCGCTTAAATATTAAGAGAATAGGGCTTGTCAAGAAGGGTGAAGAG aCTATTGGAAGTCAAATACAGGTAAAGATTGTTAAGAACAAACTTGCCCCTCCTTTTAAAACTGCTCAGTTCGAGATTGAGTTTGGCAAGGGTATATCCCGAGAAGCGGAGATAATTGAGTTGGctctaaaatataaattcataacCAAGTCTGGTTCATTCTTTGGTCTTAATGGTCAGAGTTTTCATGGTAAGGATGCCCTTAAAAGGTTTCTGTCTGAGAATGATAGTGTGAGGGAAGATCTTGTAACAAAGCTCAAAGAGAAGCTTCAAATCTCTGACAAGGAACCAGAGGCTGAGGCTACTGCCCAAGTTACAGTTACACCTGATAGTACTGATGAGGAAGCAGTAGCTGCCGTTGAGGCTTAG
- the LOC123200154 gene encoding DNA repair protein recA homolog 3, mitochondrial-like isoform X1 produces MARFLRNGPLLKRALLLPQDLQGLKGGMFGGSSWFCNYSSKGKRKSKSDGSDSNEENMSKKELALQQALDQITSSFGKGSIMWLGRSVSSRHVPVVSTGSFALDVALGIGGLPKGRVVEIYGPEASGKTTLGLHVIAEAQKQGGYCVFIDAEHALDPSLAEAIGVDTENLLLSQPDCGEQALSLVDTLIRSGSVDVVVVDSVAALVPKSELDGEMGDAHMAVQARLMSQALRKLSHSLSLSQTILIFINQVRAKLSTFGGFGGPTEVTCGGNALKFYASVRLNIKRIGLVKKGEETIGSQIQVKIVKNKLAPPFKTAQFEIEFGKGISREAEIIELALKYKFITKSGSFFGLNGQSFHGKDALKRFLSENDSVREDLVTKLKEKLQISDKEPEAEATAQVTVTPDSTDEEAVAAVEA; encoded by the exons ATGGCCAGGTTTCTTCGAAACGGTCCGTTGCTTAAACGTGCTCTCCTATTACCCCAG GATTTGCAGGGACTTAAGGGAGGAATGTTTGGAGGTTCTTCTTGGTTTTGTAACTATTCATCTAAAG GTAAAAGGAAATCCAAGTCAGATGGAAGTGACTCCAACGAAGAAAATATGTCTAAGAAAGAGCTTGCCTTGCAGCAAGCTTTGGATCAGATTACTAGCTCATTTGGGAAAGGATCAATTATGTGGCTTGGTCGGTCTGTATCTTCTAGACATGTTCCAGTGGTGTCCACAGGTTCTTTTGCATTGGATGTAGCACTAGGAATTGGTGGGCTCCCTAAG gGACGTGTTGTGGAGATATACGGTCCAGAGGCTTCAGGAAAAACAACTCTTGGACTACATGTAATTGCTGAGGCACAAAAACAAGGAG GTTATTGTGTTTTTATTGATGCTGAGCATGCTCTTGATCCATCATTAGCTGAGGCTATTGGAGTAGACACAGAGAATTTGCTTCTTTCACAACCTGATTGTGGTGAACAAGCTTTGAGTCTTGTGGATACCCTGATCCGAAGTGGTTCTGTTGATGTAGTTGTTGTTGACAGT GTAGCAGCTTTAGTGCCTAAAAGTGAACTTGATGGTGAGATGGGTGATGCTCACATGGCAGTGCAGGCTAGATTGATGAGTCAGGCACTTCGGAAATTGAGCCATTCTTTATCATTATCACagaccattttaatttttataaatcag GTGCGGGCAAAGCTCTCTACTTTTGGAGGCTTTGGTGGGCCCACTGAAGTTACATGTGGTGGTAATGCCTTGAAGTTCTATGCTTCAGTTCGCTTAAATATTAAGAGAATAGGGCTTGTCAAGAAGGGTGAAGAG aCTATTGGAAGTCAAATACAGGTAAAGATTGTTAAGAACAAACTTGCCCCTCCTTTTAAAACTGCTCAGTTCGAGATTGAGTTTGGCAAGGGTATATCCCGAGAAGCGGAGATAATTGAGTTGGctctaaaatataaattcataacCAAGTCTGGTTCATTCTTTGGTCTTAATGGTCAGAGTTTTCATGGTAAGGATGCCCTTAAAAGGTTTCTGTCTGAGAATGATAGTGTGAGGGAAGATCTTGTAACAAAGCTCAAAGAGAAGCTTCAAATCTCTGACAAGGAACCAGAGGCTGAGGCTACTGCCCAAGTTACAGTTACACCTGATAGTACTGATGAGGAAGCAGTAGCTGCCGTTGAGGCTTAG